The following are encoded in a window of Miltoncostaea marina genomic DNA:
- a CDS encoding CDP-alcohol phosphatidyltransferase family protein, giving the protein MPNALTVARLASLPVLVAILWRAEGPTAPWAALLFGVVGATDLLDGWLARRLRAESRFGRIADPLADRLLVLVGLVGVILLGRIHPAGPALIIARDLVIMAGFALLLRRGVEMRVDFAGKVSSALAMAGAGGAILLDALWVDVLFWAAVAMSLGTLAHYAVIAARRLRAARGAPAEAPSTRP; this is encoded by the coding sequence GTGCCGAACGCGCTCACCGTCGCCCGCCTCGCCTCGCTCCCGGTGCTGGTGGCGATCCTCTGGCGCGCCGAGGGCCCCACGGCCCCCTGGGCGGCGCTGCTGTTCGGCGTGGTCGGCGCGACGGACCTGCTCGACGGGTGGCTCGCGCGCCGGCTGCGCGCGGAGTCGCGCTTCGGCCGGATCGCGGACCCCCTCGCGGACCGGCTGCTGGTGCTGGTGGGGCTGGTGGGGGTGATCCTGCTCGGCCGCATCCACCCGGCGGGGCCGGCGCTGATCATCGCCCGCGACCTGGTGATCATGGCGGGCTTCGCGCTGCTGCTGCGGCGGGGGGTCGAGATGCGGGTGGACTTCGCCGGGAAGGTCTCGTCGGCGCTCGCGATGGCGGGGGCGGGCGGGGCGATCCTGCTCGACGCGCTCTGGGTGGACGTGCTGTTCTGGGCCGCGGTCGCCATGAGCCTCGGCACGCTCGCCCACTACGCGGTGATCGCTGCGCGCCGGTTGCGGGCGGCGCGGGGGGCGCCGGCGGAGGCTCCCTCGACCCGCCCCTGA
- a CDS encoding MerR family transcriptional regulator: MNEPTLLPDDDADGGGKALTIGAVCDLLREDHPSITISKIRYLEDQKLISPKRTAGGYRLYTPLEVERLRTILRLQRDEFLPLRVIRQELESSTTGAFSVANQAKQLKRAQLAEPPPTRRYTGEEIASTTGAPPTLVRQLQEYGLIGERAGDAFDETDREVVQTALELSSYGVEPRHLRIFRVAAEREAGLLQQLLTTGLRSRNPERRREALEALENLAALASHMRHLMLISELRQIASP, translated from the coding sequence GTGAACGAGCCGACCCTCCTGCCGGACGACGACGCCGACGGGGGCGGCAAGGCCCTCACGATCGGCGCCGTCTGCGACCTGCTCCGCGAGGACCACCCGTCGATCACGATCTCGAAGATCCGGTACCTCGAGGACCAGAAGCTGATCTCGCCGAAGCGCACGGCGGGCGGCTACCGGCTCTACACGCCGCTCGAGGTCGAGCGCCTGCGCACGATCCTGCGCCTGCAGCGCGACGAGTTCCTGCCGCTGCGGGTGATCCGCCAGGAGCTCGAGTCGTCCACCACCGGCGCGTTCAGCGTCGCCAACCAGGCGAAGCAGCTCAAGCGCGCCCAGCTCGCCGAGCCGCCGCCCACCCGCCGGTACACGGGCGAGGAGATCGCGAGCACCACCGGGGCCCCGCCGACGCTGGTGCGCCAGCTGCAGGAGTACGGCCTGATCGGCGAGCGCGCGGGCGACGCCTTCGACGAGACCGACCGCGAGGTGGTGCAGACGGCGCTCGAGCTGTCCAGCTACGGCGTGGAGCCGCGCCACCTGCGCATCTTCCGCGTCGCGGCCGAGCGCGAGGCGGGCCTGCTGCAGCAGCTGCTCACCACCGGCCTGCGCTCGCGCAACCCGGAGCGGCGGCGCGAGGCGCTCGAGGCGCTGGAGAACCTCGCCGCGCTCGCCTCGCACATGCGGCACCTGATGCTGATCTCCGAGCTGCGGCAGATCGCCAGCCCGTGA
- a CDS encoding SRPBCC family protein, whose translation MPAFTERTVCAAPPAQVWRLVHDPERMPEWLVDTERVEGGDDGTVTRYLHGWPDFPMPTRVTTRADGARVVISCLVSDIDIRVALEPHPAGCAVEMEVCVPEAEAARLPAARRLAVDSLARLSRITSAGAAALG comes from the coding sequence GTGCCGGCCTTCACCGAGCGGACGGTCTGCGCCGCGCCGCCCGCGCAGGTGTGGCGGCTCGTGCACGACCCGGAGCGCATGCCCGAGTGGCTGGTCGACACCGAGCGGGTGGAGGGCGGCGACGACGGCACCGTGACCCGCTACCTGCACGGCTGGCCCGACTTCCCGATGCCGACGCGCGTGACCACCCGGGCCGACGGCGCGCGCGTGGTGATCTCGTGCCTCGTCTCCGACATCGACATCCGGGTGGCGCTCGAGCCCCATCCGGCCGGCTGCGCCGTCGAGATGGAGGTCTGCGTGCCCGAGGCGGAGGCGGCGCGCCTGCCGGCGGCGCGACGGCTGGCCGTCGACTCGCTGGCCCGGTTGTCCCGGATCACGTCGGCGGGCGCCGCGGCGCTCGGCTAA
- the ispG gene encoding flavodoxin-dependent (E)-4-hydroxy-3-methylbut-2-enyl-diphosphate synthase has translation MTILRRHSHACRVGDVQIGGGAPVVVQSMTNTDTADAVATAAQVAALAEAGSEVVRITVNNRAAAAKVPEIRDRLRDEHGVDVPLVGDFHYNGHTLLREFPETADALAKYRINPGNVGRGARHDANFATMVQAAIDHRRPVRIGVNAGSLDPELLDRLMDENGRRDDPLTADEVLREAMVQSALTSAAAAEELGLPPYMIVISCKTSRLQDMIAVYRELGARCSYPLHLGLTEAGMGVKGIVSTTAALAVLLQDGVGDTIRASLTPEPGGDRSTEVRVCRELLQSLGLRAFRPQVTACPGCGRTTSTVFQELAQTIERHLDERMRIWRVERPGAAELKVAVMGCIVNGPGESRAADIGISLPGTGEQPRAPVYVDGEKATTLEGPTLAQDFIRMVEDYVEARFPRAGAEALSRS, from the coding sequence GTGACCATCCTGCGCCGGCACAGCCACGCCTGCCGCGTCGGCGACGTGCAGATCGGGGGCGGCGCCCCCGTCGTGGTGCAGTCGATGACCAACACCGACACGGCCGACGCCGTGGCCACGGCCGCCCAGGTGGCCGCACTGGCGGAGGCCGGCTCGGAGGTCGTGCGGATCACGGTCAACAACCGCGCCGCGGCGGCCAAGGTGCCCGAGATCCGCGACCGGCTGCGCGACGAGCACGGCGTCGACGTGCCGCTGGTGGGCGACTTCCACTACAACGGCCACACGCTGCTGCGCGAGTTCCCCGAGACGGCCGACGCCCTGGCCAAGTACCGCATCAACCCGGGCAACGTGGGGCGCGGCGCCCGCCACGACGCGAACTTCGCGACGATGGTGCAGGCCGCGATCGACCACCGCCGGCCGGTGCGCATCGGCGTCAACGCCGGCTCGCTCGACCCCGAGCTGCTCGACCGGCTGATGGACGAGAACGGGCGTCGCGACGACCCGCTCACCGCCGACGAGGTGCTGCGCGAGGCGATGGTGCAGAGCGCGCTGACCTCGGCCGCGGCGGCGGAGGAGCTCGGCCTGCCGCCGTACATGATCGTCATCTCCTGCAAGACCAGCCGGCTGCAGGACATGATCGCCGTCTACCGGGAGCTGGGCGCCCGCTGCAGCTACCCGCTGCACCTGGGCCTCACCGAGGCCGGCATGGGCGTGAAGGGCATCGTGTCGACCACGGCCGCGCTGGCCGTGCTGCTGCAGGACGGCGTCGGCGACACGATCCGGGCCAGCCTGACCCCCGAGCCGGGCGGCGACCGCTCCACGGAGGTGCGCGTCTGCCGCGAGCTGCTGCAGAGCCTCGGCCTGCGCGCCTTCCGGCCCCAGGTGACGGCCTGCCCGGGGTGCGGCCGCACCACGAGCACCGTGTTCCAGGAGCTCGCCCAGACGATCGAGCGCCACCTCGACGAGCGGATGCGCATCTGGCGCGTCGAGCGGCCCGGCGCCGCCGAGCTGAAGGTGGCCGTGATGGGCTGCATCGTCAACGGGCCGGGGGAGAGCCGCGCCGCCGACATCGGCATCAGCCTGCCCGGCACCGGCGAGCAGCCGCGGGCGCCCGTGTACGTGGACGGGGAGAAGGCCACGACGCTCGAGGGCCCCACGCTGGCCCAGGACTTCATCCGGATGGTCGAGGACTACGTCGAGGCGCGCTTCCCGCGCGCCGGCGCCGAGGCGCTCAGCCGCTCCTAG
- a CDS encoding adenine phosphoribosyltransferase, protein MSAEAFDLDAAIRKIPDHPQPGILFYDLMPLFQSAEGLAAGVARIAGWARALEPDIVVGVEARGFVMGGALAAELGVGFAAARKPGKLPWETVRQSYELEYGTDSLELHRDAVRPGMRVLVHDDLLATGGTALAVCRLIEALGGEVAGVGVVAELTFLPGRSTLAGYEVCSLVRYDTESVPA, encoded by the coding sequence GTGAGCGCGGAGGCCTTCGACCTCGACGCGGCGATCCGCAAGATCCCGGACCACCCGCAGCCCGGGATCCTGTTCTACGACCTGATGCCGCTCTTCCAGAGCGCCGAGGGGCTCGCCGCCGGCGTCGCCCGCATCGCCGGGTGGGCGCGGGCCCTGGAGCCCGACATCGTGGTGGGCGTCGAGGCGCGCGGCTTCGTGATGGGCGGCGCGCTGGCGGCCGAGCTCGGCGTGGGCTTCGCGGCGGCGCGCAAGCCGGGGAAGCTGCCCTGGGAGACGGTGCGCCAGTCGTACGAGCTCGAGTACGGCACCGACTCGCTGGAGCTGCACCGCGACGCGGTGCGGCCCGGCATGCGCGTGCTGGTGCACGACGACCTGCTCGCCACCGGCGGCACCGCGCTGGCGGTGTGCCGGCTGATCGAGGCCCTCGGCGGCGAGGTCGCGGGCGTCGGCGTGGTCGCCGAGCTCACCTTCCTGCCGGGCCGCAGCACGCTCGCCGGCTACGAGGTGTGCTCGCTGGTGCGCTACGACACGGAGAGCGTGCCCGCGTGA
- the proS gene encoding proline--tRNA ligase, translating into MAKAPILASRSEDFPQWYQDVIAKAELAENGAARGTMVIRPYAYGIWERMQADMDRRIKACGAENVYLPLFIPESYLRREAEHVEGFSPELAVVTVAGGKELEEPLVVRPTSETLFGELMAKWVQSYRDLPLLLNQWANVVRWELRPRTFLRTTEFLWQEGHTAHATREDAAAYARRILLDVYRGFMTDMLAVPVLVGAKTARERFAGATNTMTCEAMMGDGKALQMGTSHELGQNFARAFGMDYLDDSGTLQHCWTTSWGTTTRMIGGLIMCHGDDHGLRVPPRVAHVQAVVMVVRDDDAGAVSAEARRVAEELAAAGVRARVDDQTSTGFGRRVTDWELKGVPVRVEIGPRDLAEGAVTLARRDARTKETVPAAGLATAVPALLEEIQDTLLREATAFRDSRTADVGSIDEAIEAARTGFARIPWDRVGDDGEDRLAEHAITVRCLQTAEGTVPGDDPRDLRAIVARAY; encoded by the coding sequence ATGGCAAAGGCACCGATTCTCGCCTCGCGCAGCGAGGACTTCCCGCAGTGGTACCAGGACGTCATCGCCAAGGCGGAGCTCGCGGAGAACGGCGCGGCGCGCGGGACGATGGTGATCCGCCCCTACGCGTACGGCATCTGGGAGCGGATGCAGGCCGACATGGACCGCCGCATCAAGGCGTGCGGGGCCGAGAACGTCTACCTGCCGCTCTTCATCCCCGAGTCGTACCTGCGGCGCGAGGCCGAGCACGTGGAGGGCTTCAGCCCGGAGCTGGCGGTGGTGACCGTCGCGGGCGGCAAGGAGCTCGAGGAGCCGCTCGTGGTGCGGCCCACGTCGGAGACGCTGTTCGGCGAGCTGATGGCGAAGTGGGTGCAGTCGTACCGCGACCTGCCGCTGCTGCTGAACCAGTGGGCCAACGTGGTGCGCTGGGAGCTGCGGCCGCGCACCTTCCTGCGCACGACGGAGTTCCTCTGGCAGGAGGGCCACACCGCCCACGCCACCCGGGAGGACGCCGCCGCCTACGCCCGGCGCATCCTGCTCGACGTCTACCGCGGCTTCATGACCGACATGCTCGCCGTGCCGGTGCTGGTGGGCGCGAAGACGGCGCGGGAGCGCTTCGCCGGCGCGACCAACACCATGACCTGCGAGGCCATGATGGGCGACGGCAAGGCCCTGCAGATGGGCACGAGCCACGAGCTGGGCCAGAACTTCGCCCGCGCCTTCGGGATGGACTACCTCGACGACTCGGGCACGCTCCAGCACTGCTGGACGACCTCGTGGGGCACGACCACCCGCATGATCGGCGGCCTCATCATGTGCCACGGCGACGACCACGGCCTGCGGGTGCCGCCCCGGGTGGCGCATGTCCAGGCGGTCGTGATGGTCGTGCGCGACGACGACGCGGGCGCGGTCTCGGCGGAGGCGCGCCGGGTGGCGGAGGAGCTGGCCGCGGCCGGCGTCCGTGCGCGGGTCGACGACCAGACCTCGACCGGCTTCGGCCGGCGCGTCACCGACTGGGAGCTGAAGGGCGTGCCGGTGCGGGTCGAGATCGGCCCGCGCGACCTGGCCGAGGGCGCCGTCACCCTCGCCCGCCGCGACGCCCGCACGAAGGAGACCGTTCCCGCGGCCGGGCTCGCGACGGCCGTCCCGGCGCTGCTGGAGGAGATCCAGGACACCCTGCTGCGCGAGGCGACGGCGTTCCGCGACTCGCGCACGGCGGACGTCGGCTCGATCGACGAGGCCATCGAGGCGGCGCGCACCGGCTTCGCCCGCATCCCCTGGGACCGGGTGGGCGACGACGGCGAGGACCGCCTGGCCGAGCACGCGATCACCGTGCGCTGCCTGCAGACGGCCGAGGGCACGGTGCCCGGCGACGACCCGCGGGACCTGCGGGCGATCGTCGCGCGCGCCTACTGA
- a CDS encoding FHA domain-containing protein, translated as MYCPECGFHQSEAHKYCGRCGALLIVENQGTGEITGPLAISDEQAETGAWQGPSVQGPTLAVRSGGPPGAVFTLDEDTVTIGREPSAHVFLDDVTVSRNHAVIRRVGGRTALRDLGSLNGTYVNRRRIEEEELLEDGDELQIGKFRLTYLAG; from the coding sequence GTGTATTGCCCCGAATGCGGGTTCCATCAGAGCGAGGCGCACAAGTACTGCGGCCGCTGCGGCGCGCTGCTGATCGTGGAGAACCAGGGCACCGGCGAGATCACCGGGCCGCTGGCGATCAGCGACGAGCAGGCCGAGACCGGCGCCTGGCAGGGCCCGTCGGTCCAGGGGCCGACGCTGGCGGTGCGCTCGGGCGGCCCGCCCGGCGCGGTCTTCACGCTCGACGAGGACACCGTCACGATCGGCCGTGAGCCGTCGGCGCACGTCTTCCTCGACGACGTCACCGTCTCGCGCAACCACGCGGTCATCCGCCGCGTGGGCGGGCGCACGGCGCTGCGGGACCTGGGCAGCCTCAACGGCACCTACGTCAACCGCCGGCGCATCGAGGAGGAGGAGCTGCTCGAGGACGGCGACGAGCTGCAGATCGGGAAGTTCCGACTGACGTACCTCGCAGGGTGA